The following proteins are encoded in a genomic region of Streptomyces sp. NBC_01723:
- a CDS encoding endo-beta-N-acetylglucosaminidase H, with amino-acid sequence MSNPVRSRVRTAALALSAVAALALGTTTTTGATAAPAPSPSPAAKQGPTSVAYIEVNNNSMLNAGKYTIADGGGNAFDVAVIFAANINYDTNSKKAYLHFNENVQRVLDNAATEIRPLQQQGIKVVLSVLGNHQGAGFANFTSQQTASAFAKEMSDAVAEYGLDGIDFDDEYAEYGKNGTAQPNDSSFVHLVTALRANMPDKIISLYNIGPAASRLSYGGVDVSAKFDYAWNPYYGTWQVPGIGLPKSQLSPAAVEIGRTSQSTVTSLARRTVNEGYGVYLTYNLDGSDRSADVSAFTRELYGSDAVYTP; translated from the coding sequence ATGTCCAATCCGGTACGGAGCAGAGTACGCACTGCCGCCCTCGCACTCTCGGCCGTCGCGGCCCTCGCCCTCGGCACGACCACCACGACCGGCGCGACAGCGGCACCCGCGCCCTCGCCCTCGCCCGCCGCGAAGCAGGGACCGACCTCGGTGGCCTACATCGAGGTGAACAACAACAGCATGCTCAACGCCGGCAAGTACACGATCGCCGACGGCGGCGGAAACGCCTTCGACGTCGCCGTGATCTTCGCGGCGAACATCAACTACGACACCAACTCCAAGAAGGCGTACCTGCACTTCAACGAGAACGTGCAGCGCGTCCTCGACAACGCCGCCACGGAGATACGGCCGTTGCAGCAGCAGGGCATCAAGGTCGTCCTCTCGGTGCTGGGCAACCACCAGGGCGCGGGGTTCGCCAACTTCACGTCCCAGCAGACGGCTTCGGCGTTCGCGAAGGAGATGTCGGACGCCGTGGCCGAGTACGGCCTCGACGGCATCGACTTCGACGACGAATACGCCGAGTACGGCAAGAACGGCACCGCCCAGCCCAACGACAGCTCGTTCGTGCACCTGGTGACGGCACTGCGCGCGAACATGCCGGACAAGATCATCAGCCTCTACAACATCGGCCCGGCCGCATCACGCCTGTCCTACGGCGGCGTCGACGTCTCCGCCAAGTTCGACTACGCCTGGAACCCCTACTACGGCACCTGGCAGGTCCCCGGCATCGGCCTCCCCAAGTCGCAGCTGTCCCCGGCGGCCGTCGAGATCGGCCGAACCTCGCAGAGCACGGTCACGAGCCTCGCCCGCCGCACGGTCAACGAGGGCTACGGCGTCTACCTGACGTACAACCTCGACGGTTCCGACCGCAGCGCGGACGTCTCGGCGTTCACGAGGGAGCTGTACGGGAGCGACGCCGTGTACACGCCGTAG
- a CDS encoding alpha/beta fold hydrolase, translating to MDWRLGEEFETPEGVIRWDVMGSGDPIVLVHGTPYSSFLWRDIAPALARTRTVFVFDHLGFGQSDRHEGQDLSLAAHARNFARLLDHWGRARPSVVAHDIGGAVALRTLLLEKREYRDLTLFDAVSGGQWERGLFRLILEHREIFEQLPDYAHEALVTSHLRHATQVGLRPEVLEGFLTPWLGAEGQAAFYRQYSQIRQADTVAYEHLLGEIPLPVRIVWGREDRILPPQYAEWLRDRIPHAELHWIEDAGHLLQEDAPGRLLSLLTADFPSA from the coding sequence ATGGACTGGAGGCTCGGCGAGGAGTTCGAGACGCCCGAAGGGGTGATCCGGTGGGACGTCATGGGCAGCGGCGACCCGATCGTGCTGGTGCACGGCACGCCGTACTCGTCCTTCCTCTGGCGGGACATCGCCCCGGCCCTCGCCCGCACCCGCACGGTCTTCGTCTTCGACCACCTCGGCTTCGGCCAGTCGGACCGGCACGAGGGCCAGGACCTGAGCCTGGCGGCCCACGCACGGAACTTCGCCCGGCTCCTCGACCACTGGGGGCGGGCCCGCCCCAGCGTCGTCGCGCACGACATCGGCGGGGCGGTGGCGCTGCGGACGCTCCTGCTGGAGAAGAGGGAGTACCGGGATCTGACCCTGTTCGACGCGGTGAGCGGCGGGCAGTGGGAGCGAGGGCTCTTCCGGCTCATCCTGGAGCACCGGGAGATTTTCGAGCAGCTTCCCGACTACGCGCACGAAGCACTGGTCACCAGCCACCTGCGGCACGCCACGCAGGTCGGCCTCCGGCCGGAAGTCCTCGAAGGGTTCCTCACACCCTGGCTGGGGGCCGAGGGGCAGGCCGCCTTCTACCGTCAGTACAGCCAGATCAGGCAGGCGGACACCGTCGCGTACGAGCACTTGCTGGGCGAGATCCCGCTTCCCGTGCGCATCGTCTGGGGCCGCGAGGACCGCATCCTTCCCCCTCAGTACGCCGAGTGGCTGCGCGACCGGATCCCACACGCCGAACTGCACTGGATCGAGGACGCGGGCCACCTGCTCCAGGAGGACGCGCCGGGCCGCTTGCTGTCGCTGCTCACCGCCGACTTTCCCTCGGCCTGA
- a CDS encoding cobalamin B12-binding domain-containing protein, producing MTGTELDALRDDLWQAVVRGDEGTAQALVRQARTSGVDPETLLVDVVADTQRRIGAAWAAGRLTVAREHAATAINDRVVTLLTTSDEGARPAPQRGRVVVACVEGEWHALPARLVTGVLRLRGWRVDFLGAQTPARHLVSHLHRSTADAVLLSSSLPTRLPAAHAAITACQAVGIPVLTGGAAFGPDGRYARLLGADGWAPGAQEAADVLAAGLERPANAAARHPVDDLPHLADQEYALVTRARPRLVNQTFADLSDRLTAVRRYDDQQRERIAEDLAHTVDFLAAALYVDDTDLFTGFLTWTADILTAHGISSRCSLLPALSSLREQLHDFPRARRLLDEGALALGDPAVR from the coding sequence GTGACCGGGACGGAGCTGGACGCGCTGCGTGACGACCTGTGGCAGGCGGTGGTCCGCGGTGACGAGGGCACCGCACAGGCACTGGTCCGGCAGGCCCGCACGTCGGGCGTCGACCCCGAGACGCTGCTGGTGGACGTCGTGGCCGACACACAACGGCGGATCGGCGCGGCCTGGGCCGCGGGCCGGCTCACCGTGGCGCGGGAGCACGCCGCGACCGCGATCAACGACCGGGTCGTCACCCTGCTCACGACATCGGACGAAGGCGCGAGGCCCGCACCGCAGCGTGGCCGCGTGGTGGTGGCCTGCGTGGAGGGGGAGTGGCACGCCCTGCCGGCTCGCCTGGTCACCGGAGTGCTGCGTCTGCGAGGCTGGCGGGTCGACTTCCTCGGCGCCCAGACACCCGCTCGGCACCTGGTCAGCCACCTGCACCGGTCCACCGCCGACGCCGTGCTGCTGTCCTCGTCGCTGCCGACACGGTTGCCGGCGGCCCACGCCGCCATCACCGCCTGTCAGGCCGTCGGCATCCCCGTCCTGACGGGCGGCGCCGCCTTCGGGCCTGACGGCCGCTACGCCCGGCTGCTCGGCGCGGACGGTTGGGCGCCGGGAGCCCAGGAGGCCGCCGACGTCCTGGCGGCCGGACTGGAGCGCCCGGCCAACGCCGCGGCCCGGCACCCCGTCGACGACCTGCCGCACCTGGCCGACCAGGAGTACGCCCTCGTCACCCGGGCCCGCCCCCGGCTGGTCAATCAGACCTTCGCCGACCTGTCCGACCGGCTTACGGCCGTACGCCGCTACGACGATCAGCAGCGTGAACGCATCGCCGAGGACCTGGCCCACACGGTGGACTTCCTCGCCGCGGCCCTCTACGTCGACGACACCGACCTCTTCACCGGCTTTCTCACGTGGACGGCGGACATCCTCACCGCCCACGGCATCTCCTCCCGGTGCTCGCTGTTGCCGGCTCTGAGCTCGCTCCGGGAACAGCTGCACGACTTTCCGCGGGCCCGACGCCTGCTCGACGAGGGAGCCCTCGCACTCGGCGACCCTGCGGTCCGGTGA